tattacacacgtatattttaaaatacaaaattttttgtttttcccttttttggcaatttttaatttaagcAGCTATAATGATAACACACTGAAGGATTATCACCTTTtcgtaaataataaataagctgatatatttttcctctctttattatttttatcacttTATATTCTCCTCCTTGtgttttttatcattttttttattttttaattatattattattattattatcgaatttttttatttcacaCACCACCCTATTTATGATACAATTAATTATAGCCAATAATTTGAGTATGCCTTTAAAGACGTAAATTTGGATATCTCCACGTAcgcatattattatatgttttcGAAATACAgcaaatttatatgcaaaCAATTTTGATTTGATGTAAGAAAGTTTTATgtaatgtatattttttcatcttctctcattatacttattttataGGCCATTTAAAACTAagacaatttttaattagaATTACAcgataatattttctctttttattatcttttaaatatttatcattggACAAATGGGtaagaaattatatttgtatatatgagCACAAGAGAGTTTACTTTTATGTTTTACATTTCTAATAACCTTCATGTAATTATAATGGCCTTTACAAAAAAGTGTGTGAAATGATAGTTCTTTTCAAACTGAACAATAGTCGATGCAtctctttattttatgctTTATACTATACACTTGAAAATTGTACTTGTCTTAgcaaaatgtatatattgaaTAAATCATGCCCCTATAAATGTATGCatgtgttatatatttttttttcataaccATATCGAATATATGCGTTtctatctatatatattcaccGTACCATACTTAGTATaacattaatttattttactaaatATACAGATGTCCCTAATGAggttgaaaaaattaaggaAGTACTTGACAAAATATTACCCGAAAGAGATTTAAATCTCGTGACTATAAAAAGTGTTCGAAAAGATGTTGCTGACTATCTAGAGGTCGATGAGTCATATTTTACAGACaataaggaaaaaaaagcaatattaaaagatatattaaaagataaactattaaaattatataatgaacAACAAGGGAAAAAGGAAGAAGAGGATGATGAAAGTACGAAAACAAAAAGTAGCAACGAAAGTGACGATGAatacaaacaaaaaaaacataatcaaagtaataaatcaataaaatcagattcaaaaaataataagaaaagaaaaatgagTAGTGATGATTTTAATACCCCATCATCCAAAAATgcgaaaaaagaaaaaaaaaatggaaataaaaaagatgataatagtgataatgataatgaaaatgatgaattgAAACCAAAAAGTCGAAAAAAATCAAGTGGAAGTATtacagaaaaaaatatacatacaattaaaaaggaaaagtTACGTAAAATTGTATTGGACTTAAAAATTGGCCcaactatttttaaagatttaaataaagaaaatgacgaagaatataataaaaaattagaagaaaaaattattgccttttgtgaaaaaaaagaaatatgttcagaaaaaaatagattaCCAAATCCTTCGGAAATACAAGAATATGCAAAACAACTTAAATTAAAGGAAGAATTAGACGGAATTGATTTATCTAACATTTTAGATTCAGGTACAAGATCAAGAAGAAGAACACCAACTGCTTATGTCTCAAAAATTGTCGAGGGGTCTGAAGAAGAAGAGGAAGATGAAGAAGATGATGAAGAGGATGATGACGAAGAGGAAAATGACGACGACGATGAAGACGACGAAGAAAATGACGAGGAAGATGAAGAAGAGGATGACGAAGaggaagaagaagaagaagatgAGGACGAGGAGGAATATGAAGAGGAggatgatgatgatgatgacGATGATTAACTAAAGAACGAACaagtttatttatatatctattgttttttattatttggattattttttcctttttttaatattttggcttttttttctacacaccaattatttttgcatgttttaaaaaacaattctTAATactttattcattttattatttttatgacgtacatatattttatcaatttttttttcttttgatAATACTTATTATGAAGGTATTTCCAAATAGCTAGTGttggtatatattttttatttaaatggaaagcatattatatgtatgtatatacatatggattggttaatattatttcttttttatagtataaaaaaaatagaaaaatcgaagaaaaaatatatacattatatattatcctattttttttgtgtccTTGAACATTCCCATTTggcatgtatatataaccCCCCCTTAAAGTAAACATGTTTGGGGGGACTAACAAAATACAAcaaaactttttaaatattttatcaaataagCTTCATATATAGccctaaaaaatattataacattataatcaaattttataagcataatagctgtttcatttttagtAACATGCTATATTGGTTGTGCTATTATTTCGCTAAACTTGTTATTTACTTATTGCTATTTTCCTATgtacataaatttttttttaattaatcatatcaattttcattttttccaataaaatttttttggtAATTTACCAAAATAAgcttaaaatttaatatccaaattatttttccttAAGAACAATTTCcacaataatattttttaagtgcATAAAATTGGTCAAcaaattgtaaatataaatagtttttatatacttttgtatgtatgtaatactatataaattaaatacaaGGACGctgaaatattttcagtacgtaatatatatataatataacataatatataaaatatttataatgttGTATTTCCTCAGAAAAAGGATATTATTAATCtctcattttattttgcacgtttttttaatataatatatcattttttaattttatatatccttttttaaatttattatagttttaattttccatCCATATTTTTGCCTTTAcacaaaattttataagttTTATCATATACACTTTATATTaagatttattaaaaaatatatataagaaaaatttaaCGAATTGCgcgtaaataaaatataataagtaaattatgaaaacttgaatatttttttcatcactTTCAAATCTActtattattacaattatttatttatattataaaatacgAAGAAGctgataaattatatggaatagaagatataataaaatatatagagaaTAAGAAATGggagaaataataataacaataccaaagtaatgataattattttgaagacctctttatttaatttatttctattcaatcattttatatatattttatacttCCTTTAAAAAGGAAACAGTATACCTTTTaacttatatattataaatatatatatgccatgcatatataaataaacagTAACACtctattatataatgacATCTAGAAGATATAAGTTTTTCAATGAAACAGacttgaaaatatatattataggGGATGAAGTAATAACAGCGAAAATAAACCAATAaactttatatatgcaattcTTCAATAAATGCTTATACTATATTACATGTACAAACTACTATATGCACACATCCTTACATTTTCAGGACTCTGTTGTCGGTTTTTTGCTAGCTGGAATTGGATTTCGAGATGGACttgggaaaaaaaattttttcattgtaAATTCAAGTAATAAGATAATAGTAAATAACATATACCTGTCATTCAAACTGATTACAAAAAATCACAATACTACaaacttttctttttaatttttttctaattttttctaCCCTTTTAAGAAACGAGTAAATCCGAAATTGAGGAGGTTTTCAAAGAATACACATCGAAAAGTGATTGTGGAGTTATATTAATGAATCAACAGGTAATATttcaacaaaataaatataaaaataaaatggttAATGCATTACCAATGATGCATGCGTAAATATGTTGCGCTCTATCTGTAAGAGGGTTTATTCTAAACATGTTAGTTCCACATTTATAGAtagtttatataatattttttgcttaCTCCTTTTCTACATACAGATAGCAGACGAAATAAGGCACCTTGTTGATTTGCATGACAAAATATTACCCACTGTTTTAGAAATACCATCAAAAGACAAACCATTTGACCCCAACAAAGATTCGATAATACAAAgagtaaaattatttttcggTGGTgatatttcaaatataaaatgaattatagacatattttcaatattacattttctttttaatttgtcatatttatttttgttacttatatgtatatgtatttattatgtatattcatTTCCCTTTTCATTCGCATtacatacatttttaatttccaTTTTACGTCCATTCctatttgttatattatcccaccacaaatatatactgcataaaaaaacaaagccAAAATGGACGTAAGATTAAAGGGGAAAATACTTATCAGCCTTCTTGTTTTGATATACATTTATgtaatgataaatttatttatccaaccatttattatatcagACTTTTTGATTtccgttttttttgtaaaccCATGGAAATtggtatatattataaattttacattcgttttttttttatcatttattctttgttatattgggtttatattgttatattcTTAAATTAATGCAACTATTCAAtaaactataaaaaatataactcATATCTATATGCTTAAATAATTAGTGTCTACTTCATATTTCAATTATTactaacaaaaaaatttaatataaatataacccTATTTATTacgaaataaatttttaatcacttgaaaaaaataaaaaaatggggGCACACTTTTAAGCACCTCaacattttcaataaaaactaaaaaaaaaataaatctaaAAACCTATAAAATTAAACGCAATAAGTGTACATTCGAAAAGTGagaaataaacaaaagaGATGAAAATATGGCTAATCATTCAAcatacaaatttaataattttgtaaatacataaaaataagtagtaagaaaataaagttgaaataaatataatttccaTTTGATTTAGAATAAGcctgttttatattttcgaTCACAGTTTTATCTTCACTTGTAGTTAAGATAGATGAGATTAGCAA
This sequence is a window from Plasmodium chabaudi chabaudi strain AS genome assembly, chromosome: 7. Protein-coding genes within it:
- a CDS encoding V-type proton ATPase subunit F, putative, giving the protein MTSRRYKFFNETDLKIYIIGDEDSVVGFLLAGIGFRDGLGKKNFFIVNSKTSKSEIEEVFKEYTSKSDCGVILMNQQIADEIRHLVDLHDKILPTVLEIPSKDKPFDPNKDSIIQRVKLFFGGDISNIK